In Aspergillus fumigatus Af293 chromosome 2, whole genome shotgun sequence, a genomic segment contains:
- a CDS encoding putative alcohol dehydrogenase yields MSKAIFMSQVDGKPGQVYYPLSVQTLPLPTPQGRELLVKMTAASLNHRDVFLRQHLYPGATFDVPLGADGVGVVVGTGPDVTNPERWQGKRVILNPGTGWNDSPDGPEDPKGYRIMGGTKIYNKGTLQEYLTIEESEVEEAPEHLSDAEAAALPLTGLTGWRALVVKAGERNSGKGAAVLITGIGGGVALIVLRFAVARGADVYVTSSSEEKIQKAVALGARGGVNYKEEGWEKKLLGMLPSGKQNFDAVIDGAGGDSVEKATKLLKAGGVLSVYGMTVSPKMPFLMQAVLKNIDVRGSTMGSRKEFKEMVDFVKANKIHPVISRVVQTDLGDIEGLDRLFQDMKEGKQFGKLVIEFGKSSGSKL; encoded by the exons CTTCATGTCCCAAGTCGATGGCAAACCCGGCCAAGTCTACTACCCCCTCTCCGTCCAGACACTGCCTTTGCCGACACCCCAGGGGCGCGAACTCCTGGTCAAAATGACTGCGGCCTCACTCAACCATCGCGATGTTtttctgcggcagcaccTGTACCCAGGCGCCACTTTCGATGTTCCCCTAGGCGCAGACGGGGTGGGAGTGGTTGTCGGCACTGGCCCCGACGTGACAAATCCCGAACGCTGGCAGGGCAAGCGTGTGATTCTGAACCCTGGGACGGGTTGGAACGATTCTCCGGATGGACCGGAAGATCCTAAGGGCTATCGTATTATGGGTGGAACAAAAATCTACAACAAGGGTACACTGCAGGAATACCTCACCATTGAAGAGTCCGAGGTGGAAGAAGCTCCCGAGCATCTGTCGGATGCGGAAGCCGCTGCGTTGCCATTGACTGGATTGACGGGATGGAGAGCGTTGGTGGTTAAGGCGGGCGAAAGGAACTCTGGCAAAGGCGCAGCTGTCTTGATCACGGGGATTGGCGGTGGTGTTGCGCTGATTGTTCTCCGTTTCGCGGTGGCCAGGGGTGCGGATGTCTATGTGACCAGTTcgagcgaggagaagatccaAAAAGCCGTGGCACTGGGAGCCAGAGGTGGTGTGAATTACAAGGAAGAGGGATGGGAAAAGAAGCTTTTGGGTATGCTTCCTAGCGGCAAGCAGAACTTTGACGCCGTCATCGATGGTGCAGGTGGTGATTCTGTCGAGAAGGCCACCAAGTTGCTCAAG GCTGGTGGTGTCCTCTCCGTTTATGGAATGACCGTGTCCCCCAAGATGCCATTCCTAATGCAGGCTGTTTTGAAGAACATTGACGTTCGTGGCTCTACCATGGGCTCTCGCAAGGAGTTCAAAGAGATGGTCGATTTCGTCAAGGCGAACAAGATCCATCCAGTGATTTCTCGCGTTGTGCAGACCGACCTGGGCGATATTGAGGGACTTGACCGTTTATTCCAGGACATGAAGGAGGGAAAGCAATTTGGAAAACTGGTAATCGAGTTCGGAAAGTCTTCAGGAAGCAAGCTATAA